A genomic stretch from Frigoribacterium sp. PvP032 includes:
- a CDS encoding SDR family oxidoreductase, with protein MTRDQYTFDDPRTRYPVISPEVQQQPEPGLQSRMTPVPDLGEDTYRGTGRLTGRKALITGADSGIGAAVAIAFAREGADVTLSYLPEEEEDARHVVSLVEAAGQKAVAVPGDLTSASFCRELVQRAVDGMGGLDAIVNVAGVQVWQESIDQITDEQFDRTFKTNVYAPFWIIKAALPHLQPGSTIVNTASLEAYTPAPDRLDYATTKGAINNFSKGLAQQLVGKGIRVNVVAPGPTWSVLQVTQGVDPETLPEFGSSESPMGRAAQPAEQAPAYVFLTSAESSFVAGETLNVNGGMVTP; from the coding sequence ATGACCCGCGATCAGTACACCTTCGACGACCCCCGCACCCGCTACCCCGTGATCAGCCCGGAGGTGCAGCAGCAGCCGGAGCCCGGGCTCCAGTCGCGCATGACGCCCGTCCCCGACCTCGGCGAGGACACCTACCGCGGGACCGGCCGCCTGACTGGCCGCAAGGCGCTCATCACCGGCGCCGACTCCGGCATCGGCGCGGCCGTGGCCATCGCCTTCGCCCGTGAGGGCGCGGACGTCACCCTCTCGTACCTGCCCGAGGAGGAGGAGGACGCCCGCCACGTCGTGTCGCTCGTCGAGGCGGCCGGGCAGAAGGCCGTGGCCGTCCCCGGCGACCTGACCAGCGCCTCCTTCTGCCGCGAGCTCGTGCAGCGGGCCGTCGACGGCATGGGCGGGCTCGACGCGATCGTCAACGTCGCCGGCGTCCAGGTCTGGCAGGAGTCGATCGACCAGATCACGGACGAGCAGTTCGACCGGACCTTCAAGACCAACGTCTACGCGCCGTTCTGGATCATCAAGGCCGCACTGCCGCACCTGCAGCCCGGCTCCACGATCGTCAACACGGCCTCGCTCGAGGCCTACACGCCCGCCCCCGACCGCCTCGACTACGCGACGACCAAGGGCGCGATCAACAACTTCTCGAAGGGCCTGGCGCAGCAGCTCGTCGGGAAGGGCATCCGCGTGAACGTCGTCGCCCCCGGGCCGACCTGGTCGGTGCTGCAGGTGACGCAGGGCGTCGACCCCGAGACCCTGCCCGAGTTCGGCTCGAGCGAGTCGCCGATGGGGCGCGCAGCCCAGCCGGCCGAGCAGGCTCCGGCGTACGTGTTCCTCACCAGCGCCGAGTCGAGCTTCGTCGCGGGCGAGACGCTGAACGTGAACGGCGGGATGGTCACGCCGTGA